From one Verrucomicrobiota bacterium genomic stretch:
- a CDS encoding phage protease yields the protein MEKQWLKLVDYGDYPHADGVQRVTYTAALEMQKRFRSLRARLARKFGGIPVYIGHPDDRHFSQLPGHSDTRSYAWVQDLEARDDGIWILPKWSTAGEEILQNAFFKFLSPRWETKRENGFLTPIRLISVGLTNNPNIPGEAIANQEPQVCPEEKEDIELQAFLEKTLNIRFQDSDWKEQIAQLGAHAEAIEALKEANKDLQSESDRFYKLACEQEQKIKELTAALVDAKIASGERFAKFALDRGLIQTAEVDEWKERYIADPKAASNELLGQSQTLNTHSKTEHLENRHEPTDAQTHILKRVRERMQMTGEDYTAAWHFVRQSTPVLL from the coding sequence ATGGAAAAACAATGGCTGAAATTAGTGGATTATGGTGATTATCCACATGCAGACGGTGTCCAGCGGGTAACTTACACAGCGGCGCTTGAGATGCAAAAACGATTCCGTTCACTCCGCGCGCGTCTCGCACGAAAATTTGGCGGTATCCCCGTTTATATCGGACATCCCGACGATCGGCATTTTTCGCAACTCCCAGGACATAGTGATACGCGCTCATACGCTTGGGTTCAAGATCTCGAGGCGCGCGATGATGGTATCTGGATCTTACCGAAGTGGTCAACCGCTGGGGAGGAAATTTTACAAAATGCGTTCTTTAAGTTCTTGTCACCGCGCTGGGAAACAAAACGCGAAAATGGGTTTCTCACTCCGATCCGTTTAATTTCTGTGGGGCTTACCAATAATCCCAATATTCCTGGAGAGGCAATTGCAAACCAAGAACCGCAAGTGTGTCCGGAGGAAAAGGAAGATATTGAGCTGCAAGCATTTCTGGAAAAAACCTTAAATATCCGCTTTCAAGATTCTGATTGGAAAGAACAAATCGCGCAGCTCGGGGCACATGCCGAAGCGATTGAAGCGCTGAAAGAAGCGAATAAGGACCTCCAATCCGAGTCCGACCGATTCTATAAATTAGCGTGCGAGCAGGAACAAAAAATCAAAGAACTAACTGCTGCACTTGTGGATGCTAAGATCGCCTCTGGTGAGCGTTTCGCGAAATTTGCGCTCGATCGTGGCCTTATCCAGACTGCCGAAGTCGACGAGTGGAAGGAACGCTATATCGCAGACCCGAAAGCCGCGTCTAATGAGCTGCTCGGACAGTCGCAGACGCTCAATACGCATTCAAAGACAGAACACCTGGAAAATCGCCACGAACCGACCGATGCGCAAACCCATATTTTGAAACGTGTCCGGGAGCGGATGCAAATGACGGGAGAGGATTATACCGCGGCGTGGCACTTCGTTCGGCAGAGTACGCCCGTGTTGTTGTAA
- a CDS encoding DUF2190 family protein, which translates to MDTQILSNVALGTHEDCLTKNAQTALTAYRLVKIDPSNGDQVMCAGPNDCAFGVTTDEAQAGEEVNIALLGCSSTLKITTSGAITSGDLLMPGDNGTVRSMPTEEGQYMCIGIALSGAASGGTVEVLTSFPSQCSVTA; encoded by the coding sequence ATGGATACTCAAATCCTATCAAATGTGGCATTGGGAACGCATGAAGATTGCTTGACCAAAAATGCTCAAACCGCGTTGACCGCGTACCGATTAGTTAAAATTGATCCCTCTAACGGTGATCAAGTCATGTGTGCGGGGCCGAATGACTGCGCTTTTGGTGTTACAACCGATGAGGCACAGGCCGGCGAAGAGGTCAATATCGCACTTCTCGGATGTTCAAGCACGCTGAAAATTACCACTAGCGGTGCCATTACTTCGGGAGATCTATTGATGCCGGGTGATAACGGTACCGTGAGGTCAATGCCAACGGAAGAAGGTCAATATATGTGTATTGGGATTGCGTTGTCAGGGGCTGCAAGTGGTGGTACTGTCGAGGTGCTTACGTCCTTCCCTTCGCAATGCTCTGTAACTGCTTAA